CTACCTATCTAagtgttaattttgaaattggCACGCAAGATTACGACGACGTTGAAAAATCGACGTACATTCTCAATAATGACCCACGTAAATGCTCATCATTATCGAATCGCCAGATCGGCGCCTTTTTCGGAAAGCGTCAATTCGTGTACATATACCAATTCGCCAATTCGCGTCGGCATATAAACTTCGTATGAGGTATAAATGAGTTAttttcagagaaatgttataataattgaagggcccttacgaataaataattgttgtcaatattacgcggtacgtctctataaatacggtacaacgcacggaatacagtcgtatcaatttacttataaaaatgtatcccatgttgtttattgtgtgttttttaatgcattgtgcaatttttaccgatgcttgcccatcttgcgagtaatataagcAAACAGGGAAGCTTTTATCGGACATATtacgagcaccaagcatcaaatacgactgatgctaaaattatttaggattgtctgcggacaatcgtcacttgacaacaatataacgcctaaagccacttccaTTAATATGACATTTCTCTGGCTATTTTGGATTTATTGTATTAAGCGGTGTAGATTGAATTTAGCATACATagttttaacaaataatttaaattgaattacaattaattttgaACGTGCCACGGAGGGgttaatttttgcaaattaTACGATTTgcgatatataatttactatacgtatacatacaaatacaatgtATGTGTAGGTAAGTATTAATACGGTCAAGTATGTCACAAAAATATCAGACGTCAGATTTTTAAGTGCAATTTAATCGGACACACCTCTGGGCGACGAAGGTTAGTTTCTCAAATATTACCATTTGAAATTTCATGATTTTATTGTTAATGGAATCATCATCGATTGAcgatatttaattgaatttttcgaCGACCTATGTGATCGGCATTATTATTTGCGTCGAATCAACATCGCATTTGTAAGCCAACGTAATGTTAAATGAAGCATTTTATTGTCTtgacgatgatttttttttttgatgaaataaTCGAGGTCATGTCATTGTGTCGGTAAAAATTGATAGTTCACATTTAGTGTTCGGGATGATTGATGGTTATCAATAAAGTTATTACCAAGAGGCAAAAGTACAAAGAGAATGACAAACCTGTCATTTAGAATTGATCTCTCTTTCTCTTGTACATTATCGACTATTTGCATTGAAAGGGACTCAAGGTGCCTTTCAATTTGATTCGATATAATCACACACATTTGACATTCACCATTTATGGAAGATTActcattttattgtatttttttgtctCCGATTGAATTACAGTCGGAATTGGATGAAGCGATTTTTTTGCTGAgcaaatataaataagtatataatgTCCCCATAaagttttattacatataaattcacattgcttatgtacttatttatatatatgtacatatatccactaTCGTAAAAGATTAATAAttctgatttaattatttttaatccttCAGTCAAATAATTATCATATGAAAAGATGAATATGAACCAATAATCGAATTTTTTGGTCAAAAAAGATATACTGCAATGTATGTAGAAGACAACAAATTTAGAAAATACTAGAATACAAAGTTGaggaatttatttgaatcacctaattacacattgtacatagataaattcacATACAAATTTACTTTTACGACTATTTCAAATGCTCATTAAACTCATTAATGAAGATTTGcgtgattataaaaaaaatgtgataacAAAACTGGTtttggaagtacatatgtatggaaatacatatgtatgtatgtacataaataggtatAAGCCGAATATGAAAACTACCATCTGAAGTAAAGTTGACGTGAGAGAATGTACACGTGAAGGTAGGCCAGGCCTACTTAGCAAATTGAATTTGCCATCATGTCAAGTTGTCGACAAACAGTAGAGCgggcaaacacacacacacacacacacacacccatatatatagacacacagaataggTATAGATAGATAAATAACAGCAACAACGACGACGACGAACTGGAAATAGTGTGGTATGGCAATCGATAGTGTGCGAGCCGACGAAAGAAAGCCGCGGAGAAAGAAAGGTGGTTGGCACGATCGGCGACGGTAGGCCTCCGCCCCCCACCGGGGGCCCCCGCATCAGGAACAAAGGGGGCCGCGCACACAAACGAGTTGTAAGTTACTCGCGTCCGATTATGTCGTGTCATAGGGTAACTCCAAACTCATCAATCTTGTTgagtttgtatcgaaaatggcGGCCAAGTGCGTACGTACAATGTACATCGACCGCTGCCTATCAAACTTTGGGATCCTCGAATAACGGCACAGGAGAcgtttatcaaattaaaaaaaaatctttgaaaataatattcagTGAATAAAACGGATAATCATATATAAATCTTCGAGAAAAAAAATCCATAcacacaaattttatatattctatttaatTGTAATTGAATACGCTTTTAtagatgtaatttatttatcctATACGATTCAATTTCTaccatcaattaaaattttccagaTTTTGGAAAATCATTATGTATGAACTGGTTCTTTCATTAACTTAATTGATTgcgatcaaaataaaaaaggacacctataaggggaggtacgatttctaaataaatacacagacacatactaAGCCACACACgttttttatataatgaaaacgtgatcagtgatcgattcaagctcgaatcagtcaaaattccgagttcaaattttcgcatgatcacaaaacttcatctatcgttacaacgtgtataaataaaataaaaattgacagtgaaaatcttacagaaaaatacaaaataatttttaaatacgaaTAGTAATGTTGGTACATATTTGATCGCTATAATACCTAAATTAAACTTAAACAATTGTCcttaaaaatggcaaagtttcaaaactatcggaagaatgtaggaatttcgACTGAATCATTTGCGAAGTAAAATATTGAAGAAACTTGTAAAAATCACAGAGTTTATATTATCATTAACAGTCCtttgccatccactgctggatgaaggtctctccaacatgtttgcatccatctcatcccatatATCCCACACATCTATCCATCTCTCCTGCGGCCTTCCTTACAcgtttttacattctctcggtatcattcgagcacttctttcttcCATCTATCGCCCGTTCTCTTAGCTACGTGactcacccattgccatttcaatccctTCACCCTCAcgattacatcaaccacctttgtcatactttgaacccacgtattccattttctatctctcctagtaatgccaagcatacatcgttcaatacttctttgagtgcactgcACGTTATGCAACATTCTGGCGTTCAATCGtacccatacgtcatcactggtaagatacatatgtacattgattgaAGATCGTTTTCTTAAGGCACAGTGGAATATTAGATTTTAATACAGCATTCATTCTCCCAAacgcactccatcctaattgcatattattaccagacatgtcaatgatTTGGCCTAGATATAAATCATTTATAACTACTTCTACTCTCCAATTGACTAATGTAATAGTATCGGgcatgtaatatttattatacgttaatttagtcttatctacgttaatttttagtcCTACTTTCCCATTTTCACTGATCAGCTATGTTAGTCTGTTGAGTATGTAAGTTAGCTATTAgtaatatgtatgatacatatatacacatacatacatgcagtggcgtatattgggtgtgtgctaggtgtgcggcgcacacccgtgaaaaccaaagaccacataaagtagtattttaatacaaaataatgtgttgttgtataaacaggcattgatgtgtatggtgtatttaccgcgtgcgctaaatgtatggtgtatggtgtggtgtgcagtctgcagcgtgttgtgtgatgttagatgtagtttgtgcgccgcgacgagagaatacctatgccgtgcagcaaattggtgggtttggttggagtgtgcaggcggatattcgcttgtataggtttgttcgcgatattaagacgtacggtgtgctacgacttcagagcaccgcgcaacagtcggcaattgaccaatgcgatgcgacacgtggtctcgtactttttcgcacattcgtatttttatggtcattcgtatctcagtcatacctctaataactaataatggctaacagtgttcaagacattttaactattccgttttcaaatagaagttttgagataaaattaaaaataattaaagatgggaaaccgtgtccgtctcttccaaatttatccagtttgcataaagaaaaaacaaaagtttacactagacatttttgcgtttcaaattataaaaaattcgaatggattacaggctgtgaaattcgatccaaacttttctgctggccatgtttattgttctccaaagatattaatgtgtggaacaaagaaggatttgctgatctcaaccatttgacagcagcactgaagaaacacgaaggatcgcaggcacacgttcaatcatttctttccatacaaatgtttggcaaacaacgaatcgacgtattaattgacagtcaacgtaaagccgaaataagtcgacataatgaacaagtaaataaaaatagagatgttttaaaacgaattattaacgcaataatctatctaggaaaacaagaactgtccctgcgaggtcacgacgagtcatgtaattccgtaaacaaaggcaattacattgaatatctaaatgctcttcgagaatatgattctgttttagatactcatttaaatactgctactacctttcgtggtacttctccaagtatacaaaatgacataatcgaagcaatcgctcatgttattaaagttcatataaaaaatgaagtagagtcagcaagttttgttgctattattctcgatgaaacttcagatataatgacaaaatcacagctctcaacagttttacgttttgtatgtaaaggcaatgtacatgaacggtttattagttttacagacgttagtgctgataaaacatctaatggtctattccgtcacgtggtgaacatagttgaagaatttaaaattcaagacaaattggttggacagacttatgatggagcaagtgtaatgagtggacacgtaaatggtttgcaatccaaagtcctcaatgcttatccttttgctctttttacacactgttatgctcatgtattgaatttagtattgcagcaaggtctttctgatattaaagaaagtaaatcattttttcaaactttaaatggattgtctacatacttttcaaaatcttccaaaagagtattcgctttacaggaatttgtgacaaaaagacttccctctgtagcacccacaaggtggaattttacatctcgtttaagtagcacagtacaacaatacagaagtcaatttacagatttttttcgacatgttatagaaaattgtgaattatgggacacagatactgttataaaagcacgagggtttttaggctttttagaggtttttcaaacaattaaacttcttcaaattttttcaaaactgtttggaataactgatgttttgtataacattcttcaatctaaatcttcggacgttttatattgttgtaaaaaaattaatcatgttttgcagcaactgaaatacgaaagggataataattttgaaatgttatggaataattatttaaatgaaaaaaatgatgatcatgatcgtaggccacaaagattaaaaaattattcagaagtagaagataaaacttcatttcgtcaattatatttcaaaatagttgatagcataatcgcacaagtcgaatgtagatattcttcactttccaaattagaatatttccaccttctttgtaatgataaatatgacgaatataaagaaaattttccaaatgttttaattaataaattaaaagatttttatggatcactgtttgattatattcgattgaaaaacgaactcatcgtgctatattccagctctgaattttcagagaaacctgttcatgaattaatacaattcatgacaaaaaataacctcgaatctggttttaaagaggtgtttaagctgggagaattaatattaacgataccaagcagtacagcttcagcagaacgttctttttcggcgctgaaaagaataaaaacttgctatagaggtacgcaaggtcaagatagattatgtggccttagcttaatttcaatagaaaaaaagttattggtggaattaaaacagaaagacacattctatgcatacgtgattgaaaagtttatgtctcagaaacgtcgcattgaacttatgtataaataactaataaattaaacatttttgtaatgcaaaacgagtatttttttttaattgctaattttataccctacgccctacggcatacacagcacacccggtattaacacccaccgtccgccactgcatacatgtatgtatgatatttgtatttcgtcagtgaaccgaaggtgactcaagaggCGACCGTTGATGTTGAGACCTACCTACTTATCCCATTCTAGATTCCTGAAAACGCCGTCATGTACCGCATTGAATAGCTTGTAAGAGATGGTGTCTCTTGGCTGACCCCTTTTCCTATGTTAAATCTATCTGCatctgaaaaatatgtatgtacatgtataaatgtatttaatttaatttccaaaCAGCCCTGAATTCATAATTACTTTATAGAAACCATTGTTATGTATTTCAAGTATCTATATTAATTTTGTAAACCTTCAATTGCACACAATAGAtaggtatatctacatatgtatcatcaCACACGAATATGCATTGTACAATAATAACACAATATcgcacataaaattttattccacTTTATCAAATTCGCACAAACGATACGATAGTACAATACACATTcttacagtatatgtatgtatacctatatatttatgtatgtatggagatGCGAATCGTAAATTATATTACTAAGTATGCATAGCATTGACAAGCTTTGGCCGAGTCGCGAACACGCGTAACCGCGTAAACGCATCTCAAGAACATAATGACCCCTTCAtacccacacacacacgtgtTCACTAATGGGTATCTTGTTGAGGAGCACAAaggaagtacatatatgtaatataaagccTCTCGTTACATGTTGGGTaggtgtgtatatatgtataggtacactGGTAGATGCATACTGTTAAAATGTATGCGTACAGGTCATAAATCTGAAGTGCACCGTGGCTCGCAACGGGTTAGCGACATTGTTGAGGCCATTGTGTTTTATGCCACGGTGCGACAGTTGAATTTGTCGCTGAAATTGGCCGCACTTAATTTATTGCACGCATCAACGTCCGGCCGCGCCTTTATGTTGCGGACCCATCCTCGTTATTTACAATCGCATTTATTATACGTAAAATACTCGTACgaatgcatgtatgcatgcataCTCATATAAGTAGGTATGCACCTATGTGTgtatattcacatatgtatgtacatagtgttATAATATGTAAGCACATtaagtggaaaaaaatcatgaCAATATATCGCAAATATCATCGTATTCCACAATCTATAAAATTTTTGGGgatttgtattttatacataataaattgtatttgaTCTACTTAAAACTTGCGCCCAAAATTTTGGAAATTTCTCATGTCTACTGTCCAATTTCTCATATCTACGGTCCACTTTCCCAgtgaatttcttaaaataattgatgTAAAATTATATAGTCGATATCCGGTAGTCGATACAAAacatttgagattttttttcataatttatattatttttattatttttattttacatatataccaggaaggccttacaggtaaatcccaatgcgccttcctggccaattacaaatacaaatgcagcatttttattataagtcgttgaattgcgagacactgaaaaaactcgcaaattaacgagacatctatgaattgtacataaatttttattgtacatcaatcaaatttcaaataatggtgacatagtaggtaggaaggatttttagccaatttttttttccgggaaccgtttcaacaatgaaatcagagaaaattggcaaactctgataggaaacgatcaacctggatcacaagtccaggtctgaccaacagcatactccgaaaaattcattttcattcagggattgaacccggcaccttcttgacggtaagcagaagcttaacgtccgagctatgctgctggctaatagctatataaaaataaaacaaatttgtaaataaacattatgaaaataaagtttaatAAACTTCTATAAATAAAGTTATGGAATTTATAGTTAATTTAAAGTACGTGAATTTcaggttatttatttaaatagattgagcttataaaatacacataaaaatatgaaccaggattaataaataaataaagacctACGATtaaacatttaatacataaaagacgcaattaaattttttacaacTGTAACCAAtaacaattcaattcaataatgTATTCAATTTTTCTTATCAACTGTGATGACACGCTTATCTCgtgatatctacatacatacatacatacgtataaatatacatattttaatagaaaaaaaataataaaagaacagCTCAGTctcagaaaaaaatacacattgtgacacgattttgtaaaatagataaacataacttatttaaaaacttttttttcataatgcTGTAAACTCTAGTACCAGATAAAATATATCGGAAcgaatttcattataatttctTTTTTTCATCTTAACTATCAggaatttaaactatttaagaTTTCTCTAGTGTGCAAATgcataaaagtaaaataaaactgCACAATATAGCTTCGAATTTCCCACATCGTGCTGTTTCGAAGTATGATTTTTCACGCGACAAATAAACGTACGAAAGTTTCAGACCGTGAATATTGCTTTTATTAATCGTTTTTTCCACGTCGAGTCGATGTTTGGCCacgtaataatatttattttccacgGCGCGTTACATCACCGATGCGACGCGGCGTGTAATAATATTGACATCCATCCGACAACAGCCTTCTTTTGTGTCCGCGTGGAAACGTGAAAAGAAACTTATTTGGTAGAGCAGGGATCAACAATGAAGTGTAGAGCCAACACGCCAACAATCCCGTCCCACAGCCACCCAATCAACTGTGTGATTGGTATAGTGCGTTCGGACGacatgtcaaaaccagtttacCAAGGTGCCCATGCGATTTATACGAGCGGCGAATATCCGTTCGGACGGAGTGTACGTCTCCTATCATTCTGATGACTAATAAATCCAATAATCCGTTCCTTTATGGCCCACAATGAGGCTAATACGAAGCAAACGGTGTGAAAGACGCCCACAAAAACTCTCCAAATTCAATTACATGCGTCGGAGAGCCGCAATAAATCATTGGGAGGGACGTGCGACTCGTATGAACCCGACTTGATCACCCCTGTCacggatgatgatgatgatgatgacgaccgACACCGAGTGCTCCCACGTGCACTTGTCTCGTCAATCAAATTACAACAAACATACCCCTATCTTACGAAAATTCTTGATTGCACTTTTAGCTTTGTAATGAATAATTTTGcatgtttgaatattttttccataAGCTACAACCCCTCCCGCACGGTATCAAAATATCTGAACACACGTGTTAATGTTGACGCATGCCATAACATGGCTTTTCATTCGCTTTGATCTTTGCATCGATTTAAACCACCCTCAAAATACCACAGAAGAGAGAATGTTATGTTAGTCAATGAAAAAATGTTATAATCACCCATCCCTtcccaattttttatttttgtttttattcagcCTAGATCCTTTACTAACAAGGATCTCGTCGTATTCCCGTATCCTTTCttaacatatatttaaatagcgtATAATAGTTTCCTTTGATTTTTCGTTCCGACGAGGTGGCGGGTCGTTAACTCTTTCAATACCTGTGACGTTGTTTTCTATTGTCGTTAAAAATTGTATCGAACAGAAAAACAATCGGGTCTTTCCATTTTACGGCAATAAGGCCGcaaattgaaaacaattatGCGCCCATGAGGGCAATCTGTGTGGAAAAAAAgattcgatttaaaatagggtGGTATAGATATCTAGCACTTTATACGGTCTTTTCACTGTTAAATTGAATTACTTGAGAATTTCATTATGAAATTTCTTATTAATTTGTAGCATGACTATGAGGAAAAATGAAGTAATCgtcatttttacatttttttttagagaCACAATGAAAGTAATCGTAATCATAATGGTTTGTTTATTGGGGAGAAGTGAAGCGCATTCACGCGAAGAACGACAAGTTGGAGATAAGCGTTGCTTCATTGAAAAGTGAGACATTCTATGTAAATATTCGCTTATTTTTGCCAACAAATAAGtgaatattaacaaaaatatatacatacatatattatttaagttCACCAAATCAACTGTCAACACTGGAATGTAATAATGCAGATATAACGGATATAAGCGCTTCGACAATCGAAGATTCCAGTAAACTAATTCAATCCTTGATTGTTACGTCTTCAAACATACCAGAAATTACTTCAGGAGtattaaatcatttcaaatcTATAAAAGAATTAACTATCATGGAAtcgaatttgaaatttttacacGAAGATTCATTTGAAGGTTTGgcgtttaataaatattgaattttaaattaaaaaaatacattttcaaaattatctcaataaaataaaatttatcttttgtttatttttaggtTTCGATAATTTAAAAAGATTGAACTTATCATTTAATGAAATTGAAAGCCTAAATCAGCCATACTTCATACATCTAAAGGAATTGAAAAGGTTAAATTTAACGCAAAATAAGATAGTTAAATTGTCGGAAGATTGCTTGGAAGGACTGGCCAAACTTCAAATTCTCGACCTATCCGATAATCAACTAGAAACATTGCCAATCGGTTTGTTGAAAAATGTTCCTGTCGTTTTTCATATCGATTTATCCAATAATATGATTCAAGAATTACCAGCATTATTGGTAAAAGGCTTGACCTATTTGACTAATTTGGATCTAAGTAAAAATAACATATCTTTTATACCACCTGCATTCTTTGAAAAAGTTCCCAGTCTTAACAAGTaagtatttaaatgaatttcaattctaataatttattatactgtGTATATAATCGCCATTATTATtagtgtacattttttttaataaaaaattgattgaatGATATGTGAAATTGCAGAGGTTGGTATTCAAAATGtgcgattaaaaataaataaataaaacaaaaacaagttttttatatacttgAATATGCTTTAAACTGTCAGTTCTTTGTATATTCTGAACACTCATTCATCAATCAGTTTAATTAATGATAGAATCATCTTAATAAATTAGGTTCTTCTCAAAACAGAGGAGCTTCCATTTATAAATTATcttacgtttttatttttattttttattttttgagcgAGGAAATACAcaatcaatttttactttttaggtTGTCGTTGTCTGAGAATaatttacaaacattgcaaTCAGATATGTTCATCAACCCACAATCAAAATTGTCGGTTTTAAAAATAGATGGAAACTCATTATATTCTTTGGATACcgatatttttatatcgaaGCTACCAAAATTGCAAAGAATACAAATTTTCGGAAATCCATGGATTTGTTCGTGTTTAGAAGATATATTGAA
The nucleotide sequence above comes from Arctopsyche grandis isolate Sample6627 chromosome 4, ASM5162203v2, whole genome shotgun sequence. Encoded proteins:
- the LOC143910766 gene encoding uncharacterized protein LOC143910766; this encodes MKVIVIIMVCLLGRSEAHSREERQVGDKRCFIENSPNQLSTLECNNADITDISASTIEDSSKLIQSLIVTSSNIPEITSGVLNHFKSIKELTIMESNLKFLHEDSFEGFDNLKRLNLSFNEIESLNQPYFIHLKELKRLNLTQNKIVKLSEDCLEGLAKLQILDLSDNQLETLPIGLLKNVPVVFHIDLSNNMIQELPALLVKGLTYLTNLDLSKNNISFIPPAFFEKVPSLNKLSLSENNLQTLQSDMFINPQSKLSVLKIDGNSLYSLDTDIFISKLPKLQRIQIFGNPWICSCLEDILNLMKRKSVTYIIKNFCDGRLPTCIVQKTVSDSNVEESINGNCITLSETDAFNIRNKYYNRLAKYARSQVF